The proteins below are encoded in one region of Grus americana isolate bGruAme1 chromosome 25, bGruAme1.mat, whole genome shotgun sequence:
- the IKBKE gene encoding inhibitor of nuclear factor kappa-B kinase subunit epsilon — protein MQSTPNYLWSTEDLLGQGATACVYKARNKKSGELVAVKVFNNASYLRPQEVQMREFEMLRKLNHINIVKLFAVEETGSSKQKVLVMEYCSSGSLLNVLEDPANAFGLAESEFLIVLQCVVAGMNHLRENGVVHRDIKPGNIMRLMGEDGQSIYKLTDFGAARELDDDEKFVSVYGTEEYLHPDMYERAVLRKPQQKAYGVTVDLWSIGVTFYHAATGSLPFIPFGGPRRNKEIMYKITTEKPPGAIAGVQRQENGSIEWSYELPVTCRLSAGLKDQLIPILANILEADQEKCWGFDQFFAETNDILHRIVVDVFSLQQASSHRIYIHPYNTTTKFLDAVFKQTNIVPHHQEYFFEGHLYELDPNLQAHNFCKTTQHNPLTLLSSAEQAEDVVGVRYRDPALEFPKFIPKVDVVADCSAAKSAVGAVHQTLRIAQALRHCRELLARGLHWVIGNLKTECSRILEQRRGAVSVLTCLQLTEVKTCVLYEAVPAGSGVPALKDAAMVKTRLQRVSEELSQCSHNIFDCQRVLDGILSELVKHRQQAHEDKSIRQIECCLEKMQLIYKQFRKARTCLRLGYNEEQIHKLDKVNLGHLARKVLLIFQDDCVQRYQEILALHGSRMRKVCEIKKHLKRLSNRIGACSVETMECQDCLQSALERFLQTEKWSLALVPPAASPVHLSQARQEMAFRMQELLEQMRSVTCDLQFNNSIIERLSGAAPTPGI, from the exons ATGCAGAGCACCCCCAATTACCTCTGGAGCACCGAGGACCTCCTGGGCCAGGGAGCCACGGCCTGTGTCTACAAAGCTCGCAACAAG aAATCAGGCGAACTGGTTGCTGTGAAGGTCTTTAATAATGCCAGCTACCTCCGGCCCCAGGAAGTCCAGATGAGAGAGTTTGAGATGCTGAGGAAGCTGAACCATATAAACATTGTCAAATTGTTCGCCGTGGAGGAGACG ggcagcagcaagcagaaggTGCTGGTGATGGAGTACTGCTCGAGCGGCAGCTTGCTGAACGTGCTGGAAGACCCAGCAAACGCCTTCGGCTTGGCAGAGTCCGAGTTCCTCATCGTGCTGCAATGCGTGG TGGCAGGGATGAACCACCTCCGCGAGAACGGCGTTGTCCACAGAGACATCAAACCCGGGAACATCATGCGGCTGATGGGGGAAGATGGGCAGAGCATCTATAAGCTGACGGATTTTGGGGCTGCCCGGGAGCTGGATGACGATGAAAAGTTTGTGTCTGTCTACGGGACAGAGGAATATCTC CACCCGGACATGTACGAGCGAGCGGTCCTGCGGAAGCCGCAGCAGAAGGCGTACGGCGTCACCGTCGATCTCTGGAGCATCGGCGTCACCTTCTACCACGCTGCCACCGGCAGCCTCCCCTTCATTCCCTTCGGGGGACCTCGCAGGAACAAGGAGATCAT GTACAAAATTACCACCGAGAAGCCTCCCGGAGCCATCGCGGGGGTCCAGAGGCAGGAGAACGGGAGCATCGAGTGGAGCTACGAGCTGCCCGTCACCTGCCGGCTCTCCGC GGGGCTGAAGGACCAGCTGATACCCATTTTGGCTAACATCCTGGAGGCAGATCAGGAGAAATGCTGGGGATTCGACCAGTTTTTTGCAGAAACCAATGACATTCTGCACAGGATCGTGGTTGACGTCTTCTCCCTGCAGCAGGCTTCCTCGCATCGCATCTACATCCACCCCTACAACAC tACCACCAAGTTTTTAGATGCTgtcttcaaacaaacaaacatagtCCCTCACcatcaagaatatttttttgaagGTCATCTGTATGAGTTGGATCCTAATCTGCAAGCTCATAATTTCTGCAAAACCACACAGCACAACCCTCTGACCTTGCTGAGCTCCGCTGAGCAAGCAGAAGACGTGGTAGGAGTGAGATACAGAGACC CGGCACTTGAATTCCCAAAGTTCATCCCCAAGGTGGACGTGGTGGCCGACTGCAGCGCAGCCAAG AGCGCGGTGGGCGCTGTGCACCAGACGCTGCGGATCGCCCAGGCCCTGCGGCACTGCCGGGAGCTGCTGGCGAGAGGTCTCCACTGGGTGAT TGGGAACCTGAAAACGGAGTGCTCGAGGATTttggagcagaggagaggggcCGTTTCGGTGCtcacctgcctgcagctcaCTGAGGTGAAGACCTGCGTGCT GTACGAGGCTGTTCCCGCAGGCAGCGGGGTGCCGGCTCTGAAGGACGCGGCCATGGTGAAGACAAGGCTGCAGAGG GTCTCCGAGGAGCTCTCTCAGTGCTCCCACAACATCTTTGACTGTCAAAGGGTGCTGGATGGCATTTTATCTGAACTGGTGAAGCACAGGCAACAAGCGCACGAAGACAAAAG CATCCGGCAGATCGAGTGCTGCCTGGAGAAGATGCAGCTGATCTACAAGCAGTTCAGGAAGGCCAGGACGTGTCTGC ggctgggctaCAATGAGGAACAAATACACAAGCTGGATAA GGTGAATTTAGGGCATCTGGCCAGGAAGGTTCTGTTGATTTTCCAGGACGACTGTGTCCAGCGGTACCAGGAGATCCTGGCCCTCCACGGCAGCAGGATGAG GAAAGTTTGTGAGATAAAGAAGCACCTGAAGAGGCTCAGCAACCGCATCGGCGCCTGCAGCGTGGAGACGATGGAGTGCCAGGACTGCCTGCAGAGT GCTCTGGAAAGGTTTCTCCAGACGGAGAAATGGAGTTTGGCCCTGgttcctcctgcagcttcacCCGTCCACCTGAGCCAGGCACGCCAGGAGATGGCTTTTCG GATGCAGGAGCTCCTGGAGCAGATGAGGTCAGTAACTTGTGATCTCCAGTTCAACAACAGCATCATCGAGCG GTTAAGTGGGGCTGCCCCCACGCCCGGTATTTGA